Proteins found in one Arachis stenosperma cultivar V10309 chromosome 8, arast.V10309.gnm1.PFL2, whole genome shotgun sequence genomic segment:
- the LOC130946285 gene encoding NDR1/HIN1-like protein 12: MSKKECPHHDDDDNHQLHRQILAGILGFIFLVLLVIFLIWIILRPTKPRFILQDATVYTFNFSTTGAAIPTPNTLTTTMQVTLTSFNPNQRIGIYYTKLDVYASYRGQQISLATQLPPSYQGHRDVTVWSPFLYGNAVPVSPFLLEPLQQDQNAGDVLVNVKVNGRVKWKVGTWVSGRYHVYANCPAYIKFVGGDRDNAVGASAPEVKLASPGLKLSLVQSCNVDV, translated from the coding sequence ATGTCGAAGAAGGAATGCCCCCATCATGACGACGACGATAACCACCAGCTCCACCGCCAAATACTCGCCGGAATCCTCGGATTCATCTTCCTCGTACTCCTCGTGATCTTCCTCATATGGATCATCCTTCGTCCAACCAAGCCACGCTTCATTCTCCAAGACGCCACCGTCTACACCTTCAACTTCTCCACCACCGGCGCCGCCATACCAACCCCGAACACCCTCACCACCACCATGCAAGTAACCCTCACATCCTTCAATCCAAACCAGCGCATAGGCATATACTACACCAAGCTCGACGTCTATGCCTCCTACCGCGGCCAGCAGATCTCCCTCGCCACCCAGCTTCCGCCGTCCTACCAGGGCCATCGTGACGTCACTGTTTGGTCGCCGTTTCTGTACGGTAACGCCGTGCCTGTGTCGCCGTTTCTGTTGGAGCCGTTGCAGCAGGACCAGAATGCTGGTGATGTGCTGGTCAACGTTAAGGTCAACGGAAGGGTTAAGTGGAAGGTGGGGACGTGGGTCTCCGGGAGGTACCACGTGTACGCCAACTGCCCGGCATACATCAAGTTCGTCGGCGGCGACCGGGATAATGCCGTCGGAGCTTCGGCTCCGGAGGTGAAGCTGGCAAGTCCGGGGTTAAAGCTTTCACTTGTGCAGAGTTGCAACGTTGAtgtttaa